The genomic interval GTGGATGATGATGGTAATGAACTGGGCTCTGGCATAATGGAACTTACCGATACAGAACTAATTTTATACACCCGTAAAAGGGATTCTGTAAAATGGCACTACCTCTGTCTCCGTCGCTATGGCTATGACTCAaatcttttctcatttgaaaGTGGTCGAAGGTGTCAAACTGGACAAGGTATGTTAGAATTTCTGTATATAAAGCGTTTTTAAAAGTGCCCTGATGTTGGAGGACAACTTCTAAGAAGTATATTCGCCTTTCCTTCAGCAAGGGTGTAAAAAGTGTAGTTTTATATGAATGtagtttttggaaaaaagtaagtTACGGTATGAGGGGAAGATGGTGTCCTGGTGAGCGGCTGGCATTAGGAGCAGGGTCCAAGAGCAGATTGGTCTTAAGATGAAATGACTTACTGTTTCTGGCACTGTAGGTCGTGCTTGCGTCTTACTTACGTACTTACGGTCAACTTTGAAGATgattttgacaggaaaaaaactcCTGCCTCAGAGGTTGACTGGGCTGTCAGGCAAGGCCAGTGGAAGGGGCAGTGTAACCTGGCAGTTGGATGTAGCCTTGGAAATGTGGAGAAGTTTTGTCAAAAAATCTAAGAATAGAGAATTCTTTGATTTCTAAGCAACAGGAGCACTGGTATGATCTGGGTGTTCCTACCCTCTTTATTGTCTTCAGCAACATTTGCGTCTTATCCTCTTCCTAAAACGAATGCCGTTTTCGTTGATGTCAGCAATATCGCACTTAAATTTTGACACATTTTGTATGAAGTCTTCAGACTCCAGCTATACTCCGTTATTTTCTACGTGGTGCTAATCAGAAAAAGGTGGTTACCTTTCCAGTTCCCAGATCATGGCCGATCTTGGCCAAGACTGGCTCCTAGTGAAAAGATATAGTTGTCCTTAATTCCTCTTCACTGCAACAGCCTGGAGGACATAGCTGTTGAGGCCTGAGCAAAGTACTTACTGCCTCATTGCGCGTTTTCCTGTTGCGGTGCAGCTGTGTGTAGTAGGAATTCTTACGTATTGATGCTTTGTGAAATTAAGAGgtatttttagtttattaaaCATTTTGCAGCTGATAAATATTGGTAAAAATACTAGTAAATGCTAACAGAGTATTTTAACGTCACTGTAGAAAAAATGGAGAGCATGAAAGAACTTGGCTAGAAACACACCTGGCCATCTTCGTTGCCCAAGTTGAGGTGAGGGCAGACAGTTATTTTACAGTAAGAGTTTAAAAGGCATTCTTGGTTCAGCTCCTTTGTCAGTAGCGTTTCCCACATTTTCGTGGGATGGCTGCAATGACAAATAGGGATCTTTTCAAATGTTACAGTGTACTCCGTACTTAATTaaactttcagattttaaaagagaaaactatgaactgttttaaagaaaatgtactttagttgattttttccaagtttaataatgtttcttttaaatgtgtAATACAGCTACTAATGAGGTCCAGCTGAGAATCctattttgaaggtttttttctcTTGACCTGTTAGCAAGCGTGCAGAATTTTCCATTGAATCTAGTTGacttctctgcctccctcctgaATTTTTTTATAGAGAAGATTAAGCAGGCTGTGTGAGCAGcagccctttcttccctcttttgttTCTCACTTGCCTTACATAATATCAAGTACTGTGAATATtgagacaagaaaaaagaaatggcagaaatggCATTGGCAGAAAATGTTCTCTCTGTTGCCATTTTGCAGCGGAGCATTGTTCCTGAGACCTACGCTAGTTTTTGTGGCCACGGTTGCAAAACTTCATCTTTAGTCGGTGAGGCGACTGAGCAGTTTTTCATTTGCGAATACACTGAGTGCCACCCAGCAACTTTTAGTGATTTACTTCAGTCAATATTCTTGTTtatgttttgcattttctctCAAATTTAATATACAGAGATGTCAAAAGGCACCGATGGCCCAACATTGACTTTGTGCTAGCTATTGAAATCCTTAAGGATATGTTTTGGGAGCACAGATGACAGATAATTTAGCATAGAAAACCCAGAGGAGCTGGTGTGTTGCCGTATTTTCTAAGCCACAGGTTGTATTGATTTTAATGCGAGTGTAATGAATACAGATCAAGGTTTCGTCAAGGTATTTTTGCCTTATGCTTTCACTGCTAATTCAAGTAACTTCATATTTTAAGGAATTAGCAATTTGGAAGcacaactcttctttttttttttttttttaatgtattatttttaacaaGGGGGACAAAGCCCGCTGAATTTCTCAGAAACAAATTGGGAGCTTTTTAAAGCTTGTAAACTTGAATTTCTTTGTTGCTGGTAGCACGGTTGTTTTGTCCATTAAAGGTTAAATATCCAGTGTGATTTTTGGACACACAGGAAAAATTAGAACTAGAGTATTACTGTGTTCAGCTGGATCATGGGTTGGTGGAAAAGAGTgaaagctctgcagctgctgccttgcgAGCATAAAGCTTATTCACTGTACCAGCTGGATGTTCATGGTTGGGCATCAGCCCTCTTAGCGCACTTGGGATATTCCCAGCTAGGTCTTTGTGAACTTCTGCCATTTCTCGTAGTTCTCATCTCTCACTGTTCTGtgcccttaaaaaaaagaaaagaaaaaccaaaacaaaaaaaccctggcCATTACTACCTATTAACAAAATTAACTTGCGGAAATAGTTACAGAGGTAGGTAGTTTTTAGTGAAGAGTGTTTTTAAGATTGTAATacgcattttaaaaaacaagcaccTGCACCCACGTTTAACAAGCATGTCAACTTTAACTTCATGCTTTCAATGGAAGAATAATCGAAAGCTGCGACTTTGCTGGTGAGGGTAAGTTTGGGCGCTCCCTGCTGTTCAAAGGCAAAGTGGCACAATACACAACCAAAATACATGGTATTGCTGCTGACTTTGTGTTCTGTGTCTATCCTTTAGCCTAAAACAATTGGTGTGTTACTGTCCGTTTCATGCAGTTTGTcttactggcttttccttttaatcttcTTATGGTAACTAAACTTTTATCCAGTGTTTTTAAATCCTCCTTTCCTGTTGTGCAGGTATCTTATTTTTATGGTAATTTAGTTGAAATCTAGTTTAAAAATATGATCTTGTAGCACCAAAGTTGTTTGGTttcagtggtttgttttttttttttaatttaacaggtCTCCTTTTTTatcaactcttaaaaaaaattacctttttttttttcttttacccccTTATTTAGTACTCAAATTTAAGACTTGCTTTGTAACTGAATCAGTTTTTCTGTTCCAACTTAACCTCTGGTGCATGGAAAGTTTATTCTTCTATGAGCTAAACACTTGAAAGGTTCTTgctgtatttttgtgttttggtgCAAGAAGAAGTTgttaatgtttttccttctttagcaGGTATTTGTTATGTGGATTCCAGttctgttgtttaaaaataagttacattGTAAGGCACTTTTCTTAAAaggattttggcttttttttttttcctgttgtatttaTAGGAATCTTTGCCTTTAAATGTGCCCGTGCAGAAGAGCTATTTAATATGTTGCAAGAGATAATGCAGAACAATAGCATAAATGTGGTAGAAGAACCAGTAGTAGAAAGGAATAATCATCAAACTGAATTGGAAGCTCCAAGAACCCCTCGAACACCTACCAGTAAGCGTGGTTATACTGTTGAATGGCATACCTGAAACGTAATGTGATACTTAGCTTTAAATTGGATTTTTAAATGTACTTAACTAATGCAAATTAAATGCTATTTTCAGCTAAGAGATTAACTGCCAGTAATGCAGTCCCTTGAGATACTTCTGAGGACTTTCTTTCCAGAATCTGAAGTCTTGGGAGCAAAACTGCTGTAGTCAAATTCTTCAGCTTGAAAAACTAAGCTTTGCGACCTTAGTTTTTGCACCAGAACACTGCTTAAGTATATGCTTATTCAGTTGCTTTATAAAATATCACCATACTTTTCTTCTAGCATTGTTCAGATATGTTACGGTTAGGCAGTGCTCCAGTCTTTTTGTTAGGGAAAAAGTGTAATGGTCATGCCACGTCTACAGTGAatttggaatctttttttttttttttttctcctcctatgTATAGATGGTTAGGTAGAAAGAAGCCCTTTCAAAACTTCTGGGGACTCTAAGGTAATCCTAGGCATATGGCTTAATATCTGACAGTAGGAATTCCACTTTATTGCAGGTTACTTCAGAGAAATAGAAGTTTCAATGAATTAGGTCCTGGTTTTTAGGGAAACATGTTAATAGTGGAAAAAAGAAGTCGGATGGGGAGTTTATTGGGATAATTGTGGTTTACAACACAGGTAGATTTCAGTGACTGCTTCAGACATGTTTTCAGGTAAACACTGGGATAGTCTACTCTGaagtttgcttttccctttccttccccctagCAAAGTTGAGCATTGTGACTATTTAATACTATTTTACATGTTTTGATTCCTCTTTTCAAAATTGAGGAGGATGATCTAAAGCATCTTGTTCATATACAGTAAAACGTTTCTATTCTAATatggttttgcttgttttctaatTTAATCAGCTCCTGGGTTCAATGCGCAAAGCCTACCTAATGGCTATCCCAGATATCCATCTTTTGGAGATGCTTCATCGCATCCTTCCAGTAGGCATCCTTCTGTTGGAAGTGCACGCCTCCCCTCTGTTGGTGAAGAATCAACGCATCCTTTACTGGTAGCAGAGGAACAAgtgggtctttttctttttcctttcgtATAATTGGTGTTCAGCATCCGTTCAGATTTTTATGCTGGTACTGTTAGGCTTGcgttttcatttgtgtttttcagtATCAGGTGTAATGTATTTTTCCCATATGTTAATTGCCTCAGAAGAGTGTTTATATTGCCACTTGAAAATCATACTTTGCTGGGGAAGAATAGCTATTTTAAGTTGTTCTTTATACatataataaagataaaatatacCCAAAtaggtaaatatatattttacatataagctttttatttcagtagctATGTCTTAAACACACAAACTGTATTTTATGATTAAAGATCCTAGTCAAAAAGCTTCTTTGCAAATAAGCTTTCTGTACATAgactcatagaataatttaggttggaagggacctctagagcccCTTGGCAAAGCAGAACCAAACTCAGGTCCAGTTCTGAAGTTAAGAGCAGGCTGCTCGGAGCCTTGTCCAATCAAGCTTTGAATACTCCATGCAAGGAGATTTCAGTGTCTCTGGGGTGTGTGTTCCAATGTTTGACTGCTCTCCTCTGTGAAACTTTTTTCCCTAATACGTAGTCAGATTTTTTCCTGTTCCAGCTTGTGTCCGTGACCCCTTATCCTTTTGCTGGACAACTCCAAAAAgggctggctctgtcttctctttaaCCATCTCTTAAGTGGTCGAAAACAGCAATTAAATTGCTCCCTAgccacctttttaaaaaaaaaaaaaaaaagtggagagtAAGAaggaatgaaatttaaaaaaaaaaaaagaagtgtttgaatttttttttccttccccccccccccttttaggTGCACACTTACGTCAACACTACTGGGgtacaagaggaaagaaaaaatcgaTCAAGTGTGCATGCGCCACTGGAATCAAAGCTTTCAAACACGGAAACAAATAAAGTGAAGGAAGATCAGATGTGTACTGATGACAGAGACGCTCAGGTTCTCCTAGAGCCTGAAGGAGTCAAGTTTGTTTTAGGACCAACACCTGTTCAAAGGCAGTTAATGGAAAGAGAGAAACTGGAGCAACTTGGGAGAGACCAAGTTAGTGGCAGCAGCACAAACAACACTGAATGGGACACGGGGTACGACAGCGACGAACGCAGAGAAACACCGTCTGGCAATAAACTGGTTTATGAAAACATAAATAGGTTATCAATCCCTAGTGCCTCAGGGGTCAGGAGAGGTCGTCTGACATCAACCAGTACCTCGGATACCCAGAACATTAACAACTCTGCTCAAAGGAGAACTGCGTTATTGAACTATGAGAACTTGCCATCCTTGCCTCCTGTTTGGGAAGCCCGCAAGCTGAGTAGAGATGAAGATGACGGTTTAGGACCAAAGACCCCATCTCTGAATGGCTACCACAATAACCTAGATCCAATGCATAATTATGTCAATACGGAGAATGTAACAGTACCAGCAAGTGCTCATAAAGTAGAATTTACACGACGTCGGGACTGTACCCCAACAGTCTTCAACTTTGACATTAGGCGTCCAAGTTTAGAACACAGGCAGCTCAACTATATACAGGTTGACTTGGAAGGTGGTAGTGACTCCGACAACCCTCAGACTCCAAAAACCCCCACCACTCCACTTCCGCAAACTCCAACCAGGCGCACAGAGCTGTATGCTGTGATAGACATTGAAAGAACTGCTGCTATGTCAAGCTTGCAAAAAGCACTGCCCCGAGATGATGGTACTTCTAGGAAAACTAGACATAACAGTACTGACCTGCCTATGTGAGCCTGGAAAGCATTAAATCATTTGCACCTTTTGTGAAGTTTATAAAATTGAAGATACAAGTACTTTGCATTTGTTAACACGAACGCCTTTTATAGACTAATAGAAGTTTTTCTGCATACTTCATGTACTTGTCTAACTAAAGGGAATTAATGTAGAGCAAATATTCATTTAAGTAACACTATTTCGTTCTACAGTAGTAGTAATTACTGCATAGCAGCATCGCCACCTTTCACAGTGCCTCTTTAAATTTATTAGAGTCTGAGTGACGTGCCAGTTTTGAATCTATAAATATTCTGGTCTGGTGCCTGTAGTCATTAATGGCATTTATAACACTTTTCAAAGCCTCTTGATATGTGCATTATTAGCAGGTAAACCTAATCTTTCAAGGTCCATATCTTCATACTCGGTCTTCGTTCACACGGCTCCTCCAGAGTGAAATGTATGTAATTCATTAATTCACTCAGTTTGACTTACACAAGATATCTTGGTTCATCTCAAGGGATAGAAACACCACACCTTTTATGTtcggtttttatatatatatatatattttttttttatttttatttttaagaccacATGGGCAAGAAGGCCTCAAATTCCTTAGCTTATGTGATGTCTGAGAGGTCATATCAAAGCCTGCTTGATCAGAGCTGCAAATGCATCTGAAACCAGCCTTAAGTCACTTCTGCCAGAAGAGAATTTCAAGTGGTGTATCAAGTTCCCTTTGAAATCTGACAAAACGTTGCTCTCATTAGTCTTTTGTGAAGGAATTCACAGGTTGGCTGTATGTATTAAGGCTCTTTTGTCATTTCTTAGTTTGATGTGCCTGCCTGCCTTTGCAGTTGTGTTTCTTTTTACCTGTCCTATAATGTCTTGTTTTAAGAGTCAAAATTTTGTACATAGCTTTTATTACTGTTCAgggttgtttgtgtgtttgtcttATTCTCTGCATTTGACAAAGAAAGACTCTTGGGAGGTCAAATGGTTGTCTTTGTCCAGTGTTGTACTTTTTTACGCCTGACAGGAATATCCCAGCTCTCC from Struthio camelus isolate bStrCam1 chromosome 1, bStrCam1.hap1, whole genome shotgun sequence carries:
- the FRS2 gene encoding fibroblast growth factor receptor substrate 2 isoform X2, giving the protein MLQEIMQNNSINVVEEPVVERNNHQTELEAPRTPRTPTTPGFNAQSLPNGYPRYPSFGDASSHPSSRHPSVGSARLPSVGEESTHPLLVAEEQVHTYVNTTGVQEERKNRSSVHAPLESKLSNTETNKVKEDQMCTDDRDAQVLLEPEGVKFVLGPTPVQRQLMEREKLEQLGRDQVSGSSTNNTEWDTGYDSDERRETPSGNKLVYENINRLSIPSASGVRRGRLTSTSTSDTQNINNSAQRRTALLNYENLPSLPPVWEARKLSRDEDDGLGPKTPSLNGYHNNLDPMHNYVNTENVTVPASAHKVEFTRRRDCTPTVFNFDIRRPSLEHRQLNYIQVDLEGGSDSDNPQTPKTPTTPLPQTPTRRTELYAVIDIERTAAMSSLQKALPRDDGTSRKTRHNSTDLPM
- the FRS2 gene encoding fibroblast growth factor receptor substrate 2 isoform X1, which gives rise to MGSCCSCPDKETVPDNHRNKFKVINVDDDGNELGSGIMELTDTELILYTRKRDSVKWHYLCLRRYGYDSNLFSFESGRRCQTGQGIFAFKCARAEELFNMLQEIMQNNSINVVEEPVVERNNHQTELEAPRTPRTPTTPGFNAQSLPNGYPRYPSFGDASSHPSSRHPSVGSARLPSVGEESTHPLLVAEEQVHTYVNTTGVQEERKNRSSVHAPLESKLSNTETNKVKEDQMCTDDRDAQVLLEPEGVKFVLGPTPVQRQLMEREKLEQLGRDQVSGSSTNNTEWDTGYDSDERRETPSGNKLVYENINRLSIPSASGVRRGRLTSTSTSDTQNINNSAQRRTALLNYENLPSLPPVWEARKLSRDEDDGLGPKTPSLNGYHNNLDPMHNYVNTENVTVPASAHKVEFTRRRDCTPTVFNFDIRRPSLEHRQLNYIQVDLEGGSDSDNPQTPKTPTTPLPQTPTRRTELYAVIDIERTAAMSSLQKALPRDDGTSRKTRHNSTDLPM